A portion of the Streptosporangiales bacterium genome contains these proteins:
- a CDS encoding IS982 family transposase, producing GVFTRVAQRLLAMAAGIWHNWTTGVTSKRSLTAYDH from the coding sequence GGGGTATTCACCCGAGTCGCCCAACGCCTGCTGGCCATGGCCGCCGGGATCTGGCACAACTGGACCACCGGCGTCACCAGCAAACGATCACTCACCGCCTACGACCACTGA